A window of Juglans regia cultivar Chandler chromosome 7, Walnut 2.0, whole genome shotgun sequence contains these coding sequences:
- the LOC109013127 gene encoding DEAD-box ATP-dependent RNA helicase 15 isoform X1 yields MGEVKDNDYEEELVDFEDDDPKAPDSASARPAADSVKKGYVGIHSSGFRDFLLKPELLRAIVDSGFEHPSEVQHECIPQAILGMDVICQAKSGMGKTAVFVLSTLQQIEPVAGQVAALVLCHTRELAYQICHEFERFSTYLPDIRVAVFYGGVNIKSHKDMLKNECPHVVVGTPGRILALGRDKDLGLKNVRHFVLDECDKMLESLDMRRDVQEIFKMTPHDKQVMMFSATLSKEIRPVCKKFMQEPMEIYVDDETKLTLHGLVQHYILLKEAEKNRKLNDLLDALDFNQVVIFVKSVHRAAELNKLLEECNFPSICIHSGMAQEERLKRYKNFKEGQSRILAATDLVGRGIDIERVNIVINYDMPDSADTYLHRVGRAGRFGTKGLAITFVSSAADSDVLNQVQSRFEVDIKELPEQIDTSTYMPS; encoded by the exons ATGGGTGAAGTCAAGGACAACGACTACGAAGAAGAGCTCGTCGACTTCGAAGATGATGACCCTAAGGCCCCCGACTCCGCCTCAGCTAGACCCGCAGCTGATTCCGTCAAGAa GGGCTATGTTGGGATTCATAGTTCGGGATTTAGAGACTTCCTGTTGAAACCAGAGCTTCTTCGAGCCATTGTGGATTCGGGATTTGAACATCCATCAGAAG TGCAACATGAGTGCATCCCTCAAGCTATCCTAGGAATGGATGTCATCTGTCAAGCAAAATCTGGTATGGGGAAAACTGCTGTCTTTGTCCTATCAACTCTTCAGCAGATTGAACCTGTTGCTGGTCAAGTGGCGGCTCTTGTTCTTTGCCACACAAGAGAACTAGCTTACCAG ATTTGTCATGAATTTGAGAGGTTCAGTACATATTTACCTGACATCAGGGTTGCTGTCTTCTACGGTGGTGTCAATATCAAGAGTCACAAGGATATGCTAAAAAATGAATGTCCTCATGTTGTTGTTGGAACACCTGGACGAATATTGGCTCTAGGAAGGGATAAAGATCTTGGATTAAAGAATGTGAGGCATTTTGTTCTTGATGAGTGTGATAAAATGCTAGAATCACTTG ACATGAGGAGAGATGTGCAGGAAATCTTCAAGATGACTCCTCATGACAAGCAAGTGATGATGTTTTCAGCAACTCTAAGTAAAGAGATCCGTCCTGTTTGCAAAAAATTTATGCAAGAG CCAATGgaaatttatgttgatgatgagACAAAATTGACTCTTCATGGTCTTGTACAG CACTACATTTTATTGAAAGAGGCAGAGAAAAACCGCAAATTGAATGATCTTCTTGATGCATTGGACTTCAATCAAGTTGTTATTTTTGTCAAAAGTGTTCACAGAGCAGCTGAGCTGAACAAGTTACTTGAGGAGTGTAACTTCCCCTCTATTTGCATCCATTCAGGAATGGCTCAGGAGGAAAG GTTGAAACGTTACAAGAATTTCAAGGAGGGGCAATCAAGAATTCTTGCGGCAACAGACTTAGTAGGAAGGGGGATTGATATAGAGCGTGTTAACATTGTTATCAACTATGATATGCCAGATTCTGCTGATACATACCTGCACAGg GTGGGCAGGGCTGGCAGGTTTGGTACCAAGGGGCTTGCAATCACATTTGTCTCATCTGCAGCTGACTCAGATGTTCTTAATCAG GTTCAGTCGAGGTTTGAGGTGGACATAAAGGAGCTTCCCGAGCAAATTGATACTTCAACTTACA TGCCATCATGA
- the LOC109013127 gene encoding DEAD-box ATP-dependent RNA helicase 15 isoform X2, with protein sequence MDVICQAKSGMGKTAVFVLSTLQQIEPVAGQVAALVLCHTRELAYQICHEFERFSTYLPDIRVAVFYGGVNIKSHKDMLKNECPHVVVGTPGRILALGRDKDLGLKNVRHFVLDECDKMLESLDMRRDVQEIFKMTPHDKQVMMFSATLSKEIRPVCKKFMQEPMEIYVDDETKLTLHGLVQHYILLKEAEKNRKLNDLLDALDFNQVVIFVKSVHRAAELNKLLEECNFPSICIHSGMAQEERLKRYKNFKEGQSRILAATDLVGRGIDIERVNIVINYDMPDSADTYLHRVGRAGRFGTKGLAITFVSSAADSDVLNQVQSRFEVDIKELPEQIDTSTYMPS encoded by the exons ATGGATGTCATCTGTCAAGCAAAATCTGGTATGGGGAAAACTGCTGTCTTTGTCCTATCAACTCTTCAGCAGATTGAACCTGTTGCTGGTCAAGTGGCGGCTCTTGTTCTTTGCCACACAAGAGAACTAGCTTACCAG ATTTGTCATGAATTTGAGAGGTTCAGTACATATTTACCTGACATCAGGGTTGCTGTCTTCTACGGTGGTGTCAATATCAAGAGTCACAAGGATATGCTAAAAAATGAATGTCCTCATGTTGTTGTTGGAACACCTGGACGAATATTGGCTCTAGGAAGGGATAAAGATCTTGGATTAAAGAATGTGAGGCATTTTGTTCTTGATGAGTGTGATAAAATGCTAGAATCACTTG ACATGAGGAGAGATGTGCAGGAAATCTTCAAGATGACTCCTCATGACAAGCAAGTGATGATGTTTTCAGCAACTCTAAGTAAAGAGATCCGTCCTGTTTGCAAAAAATTTATGCAAGAG CCAATGgaaatttatgttgatgatgagACAAAATTGACTCTTCATGGTCTTGTACAG CACTACATTTTATTGAAAGAGGCAGAGAAAAACCGCAAATTGAATGATCTTCTTGATGCATTGGACTTCAATCAAGTTGTTATTTTTGTCAAAAGTGTTCACAGAGCAGCTGAGCTGAACAAGTTACTTGAGGAGTGTAACTTCCCCTCTATTTGCATCCATTCAGGAATGGCTCAGGAGGAAAG GTTGAAACGTTACAAGAATTTCAAGGAGGGGCAATCAAGAATTCTTGCGGCAACAGACTTAGTAGGAAGGGGGATTGATATAGAGCGTGTTAACATTGTTATCAACTATGATATGCCAGATTCTGCTGATACATACCTGCACAGg GTGGGCAGGGCTGGCAGGTTTGGTACCAAGGGGCTTGCAATCACATTTGTCTCATCTGCAGCTGACTCAGATGTTCTTAATCAG GTTCAGTCGAGGTTTGAGGTGGACATAAAGGAGCTTCCCGAGCAAATTGATACTTCAACTTACA TGCCATCATGA